A genome region from Fervidobacterium changbaicum includes the following:
- a CDS encoding Glu/Leu/Phe/Val family dehydrogenase: MKLSTMGNLKPFGPLYENAQKQFLKAADLMDLDPNIGNFLLWPQRILEVHFPVVMDDGRVEIFEGYRVQHNTARGPAKGGIRYHPDTNLDEVASLAFWMTWKCAVMNLPYGGGKGGVRVDVTQLSEKELERLSRRFFSEIQVLVGPQKDIPAPDVNTNAKIMAWYMDTYSMNVGYTALGVVTGKPLDLGGSEGRPEATGRGVAITANEACKALGKDISKATVAIQGFGNVGSYSAKILSEEFGAKIVAVSDVSGGLYNENGLDINDLIAYRDANKGLIKGYPKAKPITNEELLELDVDILVPAALENAITEKNASNIKAKIIVEGANGPTTPEAEEILIKKGVLIVPDILANAGGVTVSYFEWVQDLQTFFWDIDDIRKKLTKMMVNAFAEVYKTKEKYNTDMRTAAYIVAINRVANAVKERGYYPM, encoded by the coding sequence ATGAAGCTGAGCACGATGGGTAACCTCAAACCATTTGGACCACTCTATGAAAATGCTCAGAAGCAGTTCTTAAAAGCGGCAGATCTGATGGACCTTGACCCAAACATTGGGAACTTTTTGCTGTGGCCACAGAGAATTCTAGAAGTCCACTTCCCAGTAGTAATGGATGACGGAAGAGTAGAGATATTCGAAGGTTACAGAGTTCAGCACAACACAGCAAGAGGTCCAGCAAAAGGTGGTATCAGGTATCACCCCGATACGAACCTTGACGAAGTTGCATCACTTGCGTTCTGGATGACATGGAAATGTGCTGTTATGAACCTCCCATACGGTGGCGGAAAAGGTGGAGTTAGGGTAGATGTAACTCAGCTGTCGGAAAAGGAACTTGAAAGACTCAGCAGAAGGTTCTTCTCCGAAATTCAAGTATTGGTAGGACCTCAGAAAGACATCCCAGCTCCAGATGTAAACACGAATGCAAAGATAATGGCTTGGTACATGGACACCTACAGTATGAACGTTGGTTACACAGCCCTCGGTGTTGTTACCGGAAAACCACTCGACCTTGGTGGTTCGGAAGGTAGACCAGAGGCAACAGGACGTGGTGTTGCAATAACAGCTAATGAAGCATGCAAAGCGCTCGGTAAAGATATATCCAAGGCAACAGTGGCAATTCAGGGGTTTGGTAATGTCGGTTCTTACTCTGCGAAGATACTGAGTGAAGAATTCGGTGCAAAAATTGTTGCAGTCAGCGATGTAAGTGGCGGGCTTTACAACGAAAACGGGCTTGACATCAACGATCTCATCGCTTACCGCGATGCAAACAAGGGGCTCATCAAAGGTTATCCAAAAGCCAAACCGATCACAAACGAAGAACTACTCGAACTTGATGTGGACATCCTTGTTCCAGCAGCACTTGAAAATGCAATCACAGAAAAGAACGCAAGCAACATCAAAGCGAAGATCATCGTCGAAGGTGCAAACGGTCCAACAACCCCAGAGGCGGAAGAAATACTCATAAAGAAAGGTGTTCTCATAGTTCCAGACATCCTTGCAAACGCTGGTGGTGTTACGGTCTCCTACTTTGAATGGGTACAAGACCTCCAGACGTTCTTCTGGGACATCGATGATATTAGAAAGAAACTCACAAAGATGATGGTCAACGCCTTTGCAGAAGTCTACAAGACGAAAGAAAAATACAATACAGACATGAGAACGGCAGCATACATCGTTGCAATCAACAGAGTTGCAAATGCTGTCA
- a CDS encoding formate--tetrahydrofolate ligase: protein MLSDIEIAKSAKLKDIREIAALIGVPEEKLKLYGNYIAKVDNKYLKELESQGRKNGKLILVTAITPTPAGEGKTTTSIGLSMALNKIGKKSIVTLREPSLGPVFGVKGGAAGGGYSQVLPMEDINLHFTGDIHAVTAAHNLISAMIDSHVNHGNELGIDIRKIYWKRAMDMNDRALRQIVVGLGGSANGYPREDGFLITAASEIMATLCLASDIADLKRRIGEIVVAQSENKGLIRVKDLGAQGAVTALLKDAINPNLVQTIENTPAFVHGGPFANIAHGTNTLIATKLALKLADYVVTEAGFAADLGAEKFLDFVAPTGGLFVDAVVLVASIRALKYHGGVSKEELSKENVEAVITGMENLKVHVENLQKYGVPVVVALNKFESDTAREIDAVVNNSPVPCVLNEAYAKGSQGAIELAKTVVETIEKIPSNYKPLVPMELPVEQKIELIAKEIYRAGKVTYTETARTKLNMLKKNGFGNYPVIVAKTQNSISDDPKKINAPKGYEFTVRDFQISSGAGFVVALAGEIMLMPGLPKVPAAVNIDIDENGEITGLF from the coding sequence ATGTTGTCTGACATCGAAATCGCAAAGAGTGCCAAACTGAAGGATATAAGGGAGATTGCGGCGTTGATTGGAGTTCCAGAAGAGAAATTGAAGCTGTACGGCAATTACATTGCGAAAGTGGACAACAAATATTTGAAGGAGCTGGAGTCTCAAGGAAGGAAAAATGGAAAGTTGATACTTGTTACCGCGATTACACCAACACCGGCTGGTGAAGGGAAGACGACAACAAGCATAGGGTTGTCAATGGCATTGAATAAAATCGGAAAAAAATCAATAGTGACACTTCGAGAACCTTCCCTGGGTCCTGTTTTTGGTGTGAAAGGCGGTGCCGCAGGTGGGGGATATTCGCAAGTCTTACCGATGGAGGATATAAACCTTCATTTTACTGGAGATATACACGCAGTTACGGCTGCGCACAACCTAATATCTGCGATGATAGACTCGCACGTAAACCATGGCAACGAACTAGGGATAGATATCCGAAAAATCTATTGGAAGCGCGCAATGGATATGAATGATAGAGCTCTCAGGCAAATTGTTGTGGGGCTTGGTGGAAGTGCAAATGGTTACCCAAGGGAAGATGGATTTTTGATTACCGCTGCTTCCGAGATTATGGCAACTTTGTGCCTTGCTTCAGATATTGCGGATTTGAAAAGAAGGATAGGCGAGATAGTTGTTGCACAGAGTGAAAATAAAGGTCTCATAAGGGTGAAGGACCTTGGTGCACAGGGAGCAGTAACTGCTCTGTTGAAAGACGCGATTAACCCAAACCTTGTGCAAACAATTGAAAACACTCCGGCGTTTGTTCACGGTGGACCATTCGCAAATATTGCACACGGAACCAACACACTTATTGCAACAAAATTGGCGCTTAAATTGGCAGATTACGTAGTGACTGAAGCGGGGTTTGCAGCCGATTTGGGTGCTGAGAAGTTCTTAGACTTCGTCGCTCCGACGGGTGGACTGTTTGTCGATGCGGTTGTCTTGGTTGCTTCCATAAGAGCTTTAAAATACCACGGAGGAGTTTCAAAAGAAGAGCTTTCCAAAGAAAACGTAGAAGCTGTAATAACAGGAATGGAGAATTTGAAGGTCCACGTTGAGAATTTGCAAAAATATGGTGTTCCTGTTGTCGTTGCGCTCAACAAATTTGAAAGCGATACAGCGCGAGAGATAGATGCAGTCGTGAATAACAGCCCAGTTCCGTGTGTACTTAACGAAGCGTACGCAAAAGGTTCGCAAGGGGCTATTGAACTTGCAAAGACTGTAGTTGAAACGATCGAAAAAATACCAAGCAACTACAAACCACTTGTCCCTATGGAACTACCGGTTGAACAAAAGATAGAACTCATAGCGAAGGAAATATACCGTGCTGGTAAGGTCACATATACAGAAACTGCGAGAACAAAGTTGAACATGCTTAAAAAGAACGGATTTGGAAACTACCCTGTGATTGTGGCAAAGACTCAAAACAGCATTTCCGATGATCCAAAGAAGATAAATGCGCCAAAAGGGTACGAATTTACAGTTAGAGATTTCCAAATCAGCTCGGGTGCAGGTTTTGTTGTTGCGCTTGCTGGAGAAATTATGCTCATGCCCGGCCTTCCGAAAGTGCCTGCGGCAGTGAATATCGACATAGACGAGAATGGAGAGATTACAGGTTTGTTCTGA